The Parabacteroides sp. AD58 genome includes a window with the following:
- a CDS encoding CYTH domain-containing protein: MHTEIERKFLVTGDFSADVYASKRIVQGYICSQPGKTVRVRIQDQNGFLTIKGPSDEKGMSRYEFEQTIPLDDAEQLLRLCEPGAIDKVRHLAKVGNHVWEIDVFHGANEGLIMAEIELEAEDEPFVMPAWAGKEVTGDRRYYNSMLTQHPFTEWNQ; this comes from the coding sequence ATGCACACTGAAATAGAACGGAAGTTTTTGGTTACGGGTGATTTCTCGGCAGATGTGTATGCCAGCAAACGGATCGTGCAAGGTTATATCTGTTCTCAACCGGGAAAGACCGTACGTGTCCGGATTCAGGATCAGAACGGTTTCCTGACAATTAAAGGTCCTTCCGACGAAAAAGGCATGAGCCGGTATGAATTCGAACAGACTATTCCTTTGGATGATGCCGAACAACTGCTCCGTCTTTGCGAACCGGGAGCTATTGATAAGGTACGTCATTTGGCTAAAGTCGGGAATCATGTATGGGAAATCGACGTTTTCCATGGAGCCAACGAAGGATTGATTATGGCAGAAATCGAACTGGAAGCTGAGGATGAACCGTTTGTCATGCCGGCTTGGGCAGGAAAGGAAGTGACTGGTGATCGGAGGTATTACAATTCGATGCTTACCCAACATCCTTTTACAGAATGGAACCAATAG
- the hemW gene encoding radical SAM family heme chaperone HemW: MAGLYIHVPFCQKRCLYCDFYSNTDMGYKEAYLSALIREMELRKNYLEGETLETIYFGGGTPSQLSVENLNQLFEAIYRNFPVNQDMEITLEANPDDMTPAYVAALRSLPVNRISMGVQSFDAADLKFLNRRHDREEALRAVRLCQEHDLYNISIDLIYGLPGQTPEKWQKNLDEVLRLDIPHISAYHLIYEEGTALYRLLEAGKITAVDEDTSLTLFTLLIENLAAAGYQHYEISNFARPGWYARHNSSYWKGKKYLGLGPSAHSYNGTEREWNVASLPEWIKGIRTGKPALENEQLDENTRYNEYIMTHLRTMWGIDLNELSEKFGEKKLKYCLNLAQTYEKRHLLLQKDGKLTLTKEGIFVSDGIMSDLLWV, encoded by the coding sequence ATGGCAGGCCTTTATATACATGTTCCTTTTTGTCAGAAACGATGTCTGTATTGTGATTTCTACTCCAATACCGACATGGGATACAAAGAAGCTTATCTTTCGGCTTTGATCCGGGAGATGGAACTCCGCAAGAATTATCTGGAAGGAGAAACATTGGAAACCATTTATTTCGGTGGCGGAACGCCGTCTCAGCTATCTGTTGAAAATCTCAATCAGCTATTTGAAGCCATTTACCGGAATTTCCCGGTGAATCAGGATATGGAAATCACCCTCGAAGCCAATCCCGATGATATGACTCCTGCCTATGTGGCCGCACTGCGCTCGTTGCCTGTCAACCGGATCAGTATGGGCGTACAGAGTTTTGATGCAGCCGACCTGAAGTTTCTCAACCGGCGTCACGACCGCGAGGAAGCGCTCCGTGCCGTACGTCTCTGCCAGGAACACGATTTATATAATATAAGTATAGATCTGATTTACGGACTTCCCGGACAAACACCCGAGAAATGGCAGAAGAATCTCGACGAGGTTCTCCGGCTCGATATACCGCATATCTCGGCTTATCATCTGATCTATGAAGAAGGAACTGCCTTATACCGTTTGCTGGAAGCCGGGAAAATCACTGCAGTCGATGAAGACACCAGCCTGACTCTTTTCACCCTTCTGATTGAAAACCTGGCGGCTGCCGGCTATCAGCATTACGAGATTTCGAACTTTGCCCGCCCAGGTTGGTACGCGCGCCACAACAGTTCGTATTGGAAAGGCAAGAAATACCTCGGTCTTGGTCCGTCGGCTCATTCCTACAACGGCACGGAACGCGAATGGAATGTAGCCTCTCTTCCCGAATGGATCAAAGGCATCCGAACAGGAAAGCCTGCCCTCGAAAATGAACAACTGGATGAAAATACGCGTTATAATGAATATATTATGACTCATCTGCGCACGATGTGGGGAATTGATCTGAACGAACTGTCAGAGAAATTCGGAGAGAAAAAGTTAAAATATTGCCTGAACTTAGCACAAACGTACGAGAAACGTCATTTATTGTTGCAAAAGGACGGAAAATTAACATTGACAAAAGAAGGAATCTTCGTCTCCGACGGAATCATGAGTGACCTGCTTTGGGTATGA
- a CDS encoding aminopeptidase P family protein — MKTQIPERLSALREAMKKQNISAYIIPTTDPHMSEYPAACWKYREWISGFTGSAGTVVVTLEKAGLWTDSRYFLQAEAQLEGSGIDLYRLKLPDTPSITDFLLSELKSKETVGLNGATYSAADAKNLKHSLARNGIELNTDCALLDELWKDRPALPGAPIFDLPVELSGRSTEDKLNDINLRLHQAGADCTVLSALDEVAWTCNIRGTDVAYNPVGVAYMFVSNDENVLFIDPKKVPVEVGERLKKEGVVLADYSCLTTYLSRLPEHTRVYLDTALTNVAICNALPQSAQIIEGISPANTLKSIKNETERKGYRNAVVKDGVALTKFYYWLEKQMAAGEKVTELSASHKLTALRAEQPLYVMDSFASISSYGAHGAVVHYSPTPETDVELKPESLYLLDSGAQYLDGTTDITRTIALGEPTEQMKKDFTRALKGTISLGKCKFPVGMRGSQLDILARKALWDAGINYLHGTGHGIGHCLNVHEGPQSIRMEENPVVLEAGMVMSDEPAMYRAGQYGIRTENMIEICEDSETEFGKFLRMETLTLCYIDTRLVIVSMLSAREHAWLNKYHQTVYEKLSPYLTDDERAWLKEKTAEI, encoded by the coding sequence ATGAAAACACAAATACCAGAACGGCTTTCTGCCTTGCGGGAAGCCATGAAAAAGCAGAATATTTCAGCTTATATTATTCCAACAACCGATCCGCACATGAGTGAGTATCCGGCAGCATGCTGGAAGTATCGGGAATGGATTTCCGGTTTTACCGGGTCGGCAGGAACTGTAGTGGTAACATTGGAAAAGGCCGGTTTGTGGACTGACTCCCGGTATTTCCTGCAAGCTGAAGCGCAGCTGGAAGGCAGTGGCATCGATTTATATCGGTTGAAATTGCCCGATACTCCTTCAATTACGGATTTCTTATTGTCTGAATTGAAGTCGAAGGAAACAGTTGGGTTGAATGGTGCTACTTACAGTGCGGCTGATGCTAAAAACCTGAAGCATTCGTTAGCTCGAAATGGTATCGAACTGAATACAGACTGTGCATTGTTGGACGAGCTGTGGAAAGATCGTCCGGCACTTCCGGGAGCTCCCATTTTTGATTTGCCGGTAGAACTGAGTGGTCGCTCTACGGAAGATAAACTGAATGATATCAATTTGCGTCTGCATCAGGCTGGAGCTGATTGTACGGTGCTTTCAGCCTTGGATGAAGTAGCCTGGACTTGTAATATCCGTGGAACAGATGTAGCCTACAATCCGGTTGGGGTTGCATACATGTTTGTATCCAATGATGAGAACGTTCTTTTTATTGACCCGAAGAAAGTGCCAGTTGAAGTGGGAGAACGTCTGAAGAAGGAAGGCGTCGTTTTGGCCGACTATTCTTGTCTGACGACTTATCTGTCCCGTTTGCCGGAACATACGCGCGTTTATCTGGATACAGCGCTTACGAATGTGGCTATTTGCAATGCATTGCCTCAATCTGCCCAGATTATTGAAGGTATCTCTCCGGCTAATACATTGAAGAGTATCAAGAATGAAACGGAGCGGAAAGGATACCGGAATGCCGTTGTGAAGGATGGCGTTGCCTTGACCAAATTCTATTATTGGCTGGAAAAACAGATGGCTGCCGGCGAGAAAGTAACCGAACTGAGTGCCAGTCACAAGCTGACGGCTTTGCGTGCTGAACAACCTTTATACGTTATGGATAGCTTTGCCAGCATTTCCAGTTACGGTGCGCATGGAGCTGTGGTTCATTATTCTCCGACTCCGGAAACCGATGTGGAGCTGAAACCGGAAAGCCTTTATCTGCTGGACAGTGGTGCCCAGTATCTGGATGGAACAACGGATATAACCCGTACGATAGCCTTGGGTGAACCGACTGAACAGATGAAGAAAGACTTTACCCGGGCATTGAAGGGAACTATCAGCTTGGGTAAATGTAAATTCCCGGTGGGTATGAGAGGTAGCCAGTTGGATATTTTAGCACGTAAAGCTCTTTGGGATGCCGGCATCAATTACCTGCATGGCACCGGACACGGCATTGGGCATTGCCTGAATGTACACGAAGGTCCGCAGAGCATTCGAATGGAAGAAAATCCGGTTGTTCTGGAAGCTGGTATGGTAATGAGTGACGAGCCGGCTATGTATCGTGCCGGACAATACGGAATCCGTACCGAGAATATGATCGAGATATGTGAAGACAGCGAGACGGAATTTGGTAAATTCCTGAGAATGGAAACGCTGACCTTGTGTTATATCGATACGCGTCTGGTAATTGTTTCTATGCTGTCGGCCCGTGAACATGCTTGGTTGAATAAATATCATCAGACTGTATATGAAAAGCTGAGTCCGTATCTGACAGACGACGAACGCGCTTGGCTGAAGGAAAAGACAGCCGAAATTTAA
- a CDS encoding helix-turn-helix domain-containing protein, whose amino-acid sequence MKESNYEQEKFRKNQEREIFRLVKQDNVSIQEVVQQYGVSRSSIYRIIATFERENPLEAELMKKQGKDVTPEDYKKLLEELSSLKKALAEERLRADFYQEMVAYGEEVYGIKLKKAGTK is encoded by the coding sequence ATGAAAGAAAGCAATTATGAACAAGAGAAGTTTCGGAAGAATCAGGAAAGAGAGATTTTCCGTTTGGTAAAGCAAGACAACGTCTCCATCCAGGAAGTGGTTCAACAATATGGAGTAAGTCGTTCGAGCATTTATCGAATAATAGCTACCTTTGAACGAGAAAATCCTCTAGAAGCAGAACTCATGAAAAAGCAAGGAAAAGACGTGACGCCGGAAGACTACAAGAAGCTCCTCGAAGAGTTGTCGTCACTGAAGAAAGCATTGGCCGAAGAGCGTTTGCGCGCAGATTTCTACCAAGAGATGGTCGCCTATGGCGAGGAAGTGTATGGCATAAAGCTAAAAAAAGCTGGCACCAAGTAG
- a CDS encoding S46 family peptidase, translating into MKRLFLFVATVLLALPLKADEGMWILPLLKEQKFDEMKSLGLKLQDYDIYSPDQASLKDAVVIFGGGCTGEIVSPDGLLLTNHHCGYGSIQSHSTVDHDYLTDGFWATTRDQELPNPGLTVTFIDKIDEVTDYVKAELAKDKDPNSMNYLSPSFLNKLAEKKVGKKFLQNNPGTEVEIKPFFGGNQYYMFTKKIYSDVRLVGTPPSAIGKFGADTDNWMWPRHTGDFSVFRVYADKNGNPAPYSETNVPLHPKRWMKISIKGFQENDFAMIMGFPGRTNKYYTSWEVAERRDIDNAVRINIRELRQKAMLEEMLKDPKVRIQYASKYASSENAYKNSIGSNWAINKRNFEQVKRDEQEALLAWGKKECQPQYEEALLTLEQIVSDRKDLRSRKWMLDEAIVRGIEFTSVPTDVDTLITALTKDDQKGIKKQLFLLSNAFRRFYDKDYAPEVDRKIAKVMLKEYRRLVPTKVEPAYFANIDKKYKGDVDKFVDELFEKSIFGSQENFSRFIAHPTAKELEQDPMIQFALSVKAEQRELNQALKQFDDGYNLAHRTYVEGLLRMNKGEAQWPDANFTLRLTYGQIKGYSPRDCDYYGCQTTLDGVMEKEDSTNWEFVVPQRLKDLYAKKDFGPYAAANGKMPVALCATTHTTGGNSGSPVMNAEGELIGINFDRNWEGVGGDIEYLPDYQRSIIVDIRYVLFLIDKYAGADYLLKEMEIVK; encoded by the coding sequence ATGAAAAGATTATTCTTATTTGTCGCTACTGTCTTGTTGGCGTTGCCTTTGAAAGCGGATGAAGGTATGTGGATTCTTCCGTTGCTGAAGGAGCAGAAGTTCGACGAGATGAAAAGCCTTGGACTCAAGTTGCAGGATTATGATATCTATAGTCCGGATCAGGCATCACTGAAAGATGCGGTAGTCATCTTTGGTGGCGGTTGTACGGGAGAAATTGTTTCGCCCGACGGCTTGTTGCTCACCAATCATCATTGTGGATATGGATCTATCCAGTCACATAGTACGGTTGATCATGATTATCTGACGGATGGTTTCTGGGCCACCACACGTGATCAGGAGTTACCGAATCCGGGACTGACGGTTACGTTTATCGACAAGATTGATGAGGTAACAGATTATGTGAAGGCAGAACTTGCTAAAGATAAAGATCCGAACAGTATGAATTATCTGTCACCCAGTTTCCTGAACAAGCTGGCAGAAAAGAAAGTCGGCAAGAAGTTCTTGCAGAATAATCCGGGGACGGAAGTAGAAATCAAGCCTTTCTTCGGAGGTAATCAGTATTATATGTTCACGAAGAAGATTTATTCGGATGTCCGTCTGGTAGGAACGCCGCCTTCGGCTATCGGAAAGTTTGGCGCTGATACCGACAACTGGATGTGGCCGCGCCATACAGGCGACTTTTCTGTCTTTCGTGTCTATGCGGATAAGAACGGAAATCCGGCTCCTTATTCCGAGACCAACGTGCCTTTGCATCCAAAGCGCTGGATGAAGATCTCGATCAAGGGCTTTCAGGAAAACGACTTTGCCATGATTATGGGTTTCCCCGGACGGACCAATAAATATTATACTTCCTGGGAAGTGGCTGAACGTCGTGATATCGACAATGCCGTCCGAATTAATATCCGGGAGTTGCGGCAGAAAGCCATGCTCGAAGAGATGCTGAAAGATCCGAAAGTGCGTATCCAATATGCCAGCAAGTATGCCAGCTCTGAGAATGCCTATAAGAATTCGATTGGAAGTAACTGGGCTATTAACAAGCGGAACTTCGAACAGGTCAAACGTGATGAACAGGAAGCTTTGCTGGCTTGGGGAAAGAAAGAATGCCAGCCGCAATATGAAGAGGCACTGCTTACTCTTGAACAGATTGTATCAGACCGTAAGGATCTGCGTTCCCGGAAATGGATGTTGGACGAAGCCATCGTAAGAGGTATTGAATTTACCAGTGTGCCAACCGATGTGGATACGTTGATTACTGCTTTGACAAAAGACGATCAGAAAGGAATCAAGAAACAATTGTTCCTGTTGTCGAATGCATTCCGGCGTTTCTATGATAAAGACTATGCACCGGAGGTAGACCGTAAAATAGCAAAGGTTATGCTGAAAGAATATCGCCGTCTGGTTCCTACGAAAGTAGAGCCGGCTTATTTCGCCAATATCGATAAGAAATATAAAGGTGATGTCGATAAGTTTGTCGATGAACTGTTTGAAAAGTCTATCTTCGGCAGTCAGGAAAACTTCAGCCGCTTTATTGCTCATCCTACGGCAAAAGAACTGGAACAAGATCCGATGATTCAGTTTGCCCTTTCCGTGAAGGCTGAACAACGGGAACTTAATCAGGCGCTGAAGCAGTTTGATGACGGATATAATCTGGCTCACCGTACGTATGTGGAAGGTTTGTTGCGGATGAATAAAGGAGAAGCTCAATGGCCGGATGCCAATTTCACCCTGCGTTTGACGTATGGTCAGATCAAAGGATACAGTCCGCGGGATTGTGATTATTATGGTTGCCAGACAACACTTGACGGTGTGATGGAAAAGGAAGATTCGACCAATTGGGAATTCGTCGTTCCGCAGCGCCTGAAAGACTTGTATGCGAAGAAAGACTTCGGCCCTTATGCTGCGGCCAATGGAAAGATGCCGGTGGCATTGTGTGCGACTACGCATACGACGGGCGGTAATTCCGGAAGTCCGGTGATGAATGCTGAGGGCGAATTAATCGGTATTAACTTCGACCGCAATTGGGAAGGTGTCGGCGGTGATATCGAATATCTGCCTGATTACCAGCGAAGCATCATTGTAGATATTCGCTATGTCTTATTCCTGATTGACAAGTATGCCGGAGCCGATTATCTGTTGAAAGAAATGGAAATCGTGAAATAG
- a CDS encoding aldose epimerase family protein encodes MKKFCVAAMALCMMLSCAQKQQQKEEAAAPATTLSGLNPADFTSEVDGKPVALYVLKNAKGAEACITNWGGRWVSMMVPDKNGKMTDVVLGYDKLQDYISSTGNFGALIGRYGNRIANGKFTLDGVEYTLPQNDKTNCLHGGPNGFDRQIWDAKQLSDNSVELTYVSKDGEAGFPGNLNVKVVYTLTDDNAMDIKYEATTDKKTVVNLTNHSYFNLSGVAGSTILDHQLSINADNYTPVDTLFIPTGIAPVEGTPMDLREPVTIGDRINGDFEQLVKAGGYDHNWVLNTKGDINQVAATVVAPTSGIQMQVYTNEPGLQVYCGNMMAEKENGKHGVVYPRRGAICLESQHYPDTPNHPDFPSVVLEPGQTYKSECIYKFSVK; translated from the coding sequence ATTAAAAAATTTTGTGTGGCAGCCATGGCCTTGTGCATGATGCTGTCGTGTGCTCAGAAACAACAGCAAAAAGAAGAAGCCGCAGCTCCGGCAACAACTCTTTCTGGTTTGAATCCGGCCGATTTTACTTCTGAAGTAGATGGCAAACCGGTAGCTTTGTATGTATTGAAAAACGCAAAGGGCGCTGAAGCTTGTATTACCAACTGGGGCGGCCGTTGGGTTTCGATGATGGTTCCTGACAAGAACGGAAAAATGACGGATGTCGTATTGGGTTATGATAAATTGCAGGATTATATTTCCAGCACAGGAAATTTCGGTGCTTTGATCGGCCGTTATGGCAACCGTATTGCGAATGGTAAGTTTACTTTGGATGGCGTTGAATATACACTGCCGCAGAATGATAAGACGAACTGCTTGCATGGCGGACCGAACGGTTTCGACCGTCAGATATGGGATGCCAAGCAACTGAGTGATAATTCTGTTGAATTGACGTATGTGTCAAAAGACGGAGAAGCCGGCTTCCCGGGTAATCTGAATGTAAAGGTTGTTTATACCTTGACTGACGATAATGCAATGGATATTAAGTATGAAGCAACAACCGATAAGAAAACAGTGGTTAACTTGACTAATCACAGCTATTTCAATCTGTCGGGTGTGGCAGGTTCTACGATCTTGGATCATCAGCTTTCTATCAATGCCGACAATTACACTCCGGTAGATACGTTGTTTATTCCGACGGGTATCGCTCCGGTAGAAGGAACTCCGATGGATTTGCGTGAACCGGTTACAATCGGCGACCGTATTAATGGCGACTTCGAACAGCTGGTAAAAGCTGGTGGTTACGATCATAACTGGGTATTGAATACGAAGGGTGATATCAATCAGGTAGCAGCAACGGTCGTTGCTCCGACCAGTGGCATCCAGATGCAGGTTTATACTAACGAACCTGGCCTGCAGGTTTATTGCGGAAATATGATGGCTGAAAAGGAAAATGGAAAACATGGTGTCGTTTATCCACGCCGTGGCGCCATCTGTCTGGAATCACAACATTATCCGGATACTCCGAATCATCCGGATTTCCCAAGTGTCGTATTGGAACCGGGACAGACTTACAAGAGCGAATGTATCTATAAGTTCAGTGTGAAATAA
- a CDS encoding zeta toxin family protein — protein MPYLYIIAGCNGAGKTTASFTILPEMLKCKEFVNSDEIAKGLSPFNADSIAVAVEASRIMYRRIKELIAAGQTFAMETTLATRSVANLIKEAQREGYYVTLLYFWLNTPELAIERVKMRVAAGGHNIPEMTIRRRYEAGIHNLFELYLPICDYWMITDNSMSPMEVIAKGFKNEKKEIFNQVIYQKLESHE, from the coding sequence GTGCCTTATTTATATATAATAGCGGGTTGTAATGGAGCAGGCAAGACAACTGCCTCCTTCACGATTCTACCGGAAATGCTGAAATGTAAGGAGTTCGTTAATTCCGATGAGATAGCAAAAGGTCTATCTCCCTTTAATGCCGATAGCATTGCGGTTGCCGTGGAAGCAAGTCGTATTATGTATAGACGAATCAAAGAACTCATTGCAGCAGGTCAAACTTTTGCAATGGAAACGACACTGGCTACGAGATCGGTTGCGAATCTGATCAAAGAAGCCCAAAGGGAAGGATATTACGTGACATTGTTGTATTTCTGGCTGAACACGCCGGAATTGGCGATTGAACGTGTCAAAATGAGAGTGGCCGCTGGCGGTCACAATATTCCGGAGATGACCATTCGTAGAAGATACGAAGCCGGAATACATAATCTTTTTGAATTATATCTTCCTATTTGTGATTACTGGATGATTACAGACAATTCTATGTCGCCGATGGAAGTAATTGCCAAAGGCTTCAAGAATGAGAAAAAAGAAATATTCAATCAGGTTATTTATCAAAAACTTGAAAGTCATGAGTGA
- a CDS encoding IS3 family transposase, translating to MGRRAFARRFLPRDGRLWRGSVWHKAKKSWHQVVRRLHERDRERYKVVPLCRLLGVSKQAYYKHEDKVLQRLMEESFVVEFIKEIRGKDPGIGGNKLWQMYQSRFGSHSVGYNRFYDIIERYGLKVRKRKRRVKTTDSDHEYPVYPNLIKTYIPDRPCQLIVSDITYIPYWTKPETGEYDFCYLSLVTDYYTKEIIGYSVGDTLEARYPLDALNMALAYYKGKDLNGLIHHSDRGVQYACYSYISRLKEHHIKISMTESGNPKDNAVAERVNNTIKNELLLGQSFYGVSEVKSAIRIAVDFYNNERPHLSLDGITPAEASAMRGTIKKRWKSYRELAIQGEMSNAFVSANQVETNSLEASRLQP from the coding sequence ATTGGCCGAAGAGCGTTTGCGCGCAGATTTCTACCAAGAGATGGTCGCCTATGGCGAGGAAGTGTATGGCATAAAGCTAAAAAAAGCTGGCACCAAGTAGTCCGTAGGCTGCATGAAAGGGACAGGGAACGGTATAAGGTCGTTCCCCTGTGCCGTCTGCTTGGTGTGAGTAAACAAGCCTACTATAAGCATGAGGACAAGGTACTGCAACGTCTGATGGAAGAATCTTTCGTTGTGGAGTTTATCAAGGAAATCCGAGGGAAAGATCCGGGCATAGGAGGGAACAAGCTTTGGCAGATGTACCAGAGCCGGTTTGGTTCCCATAGCGTGGGTTATAACCGTTTCTATGACATCATCGAACGTTATGGCCTGAAAGTCCGTAAACGGAAAAGACGCGTCAAGACAACCGATTCCGACCATGAGTATCCAGTCTATCCGAATCTGATTAAGACATACATTCCGGATCGTCCCTGCCAGCTGATAGTCAGCGATATCACCTATATACCTTACTGGACAAAGCCGGAAACGGGCGAGTACGATTTCTGCTATCTTTCTTTAGTAACGGATTACTACACAAAGGAAATCATCGGTTACAGTGTGGGCGACACGCTGGAAGCCCGTTATCCTTTGGACGCATTGAACATGGCCTTGGCCTATTATAAGGGCAAGGATCTTAATGGATTGATCCATCACTCGGACCGTGGTGTCCAATATGCCTGTTACAGTTATATCTCCCGGTTGAAGGAACATCATATAAAGATAAGCATGACCGAAAGCGGCAATCCCAAAGATAATGCCGTGGCGGAACGAGTCAACAATACAATTAAGAATGAACTCCTTTTGGGGCAATCCTTTTACGGCGTATCGGAAGTTAAATCAGCTATAAGGATAGCGGTCGATTTCTATAACAATGAGCGTCCTCATTTGAGTCTGGACGGTATAACTCCTGCTGAAGCCTCCGCAATGAGGGGAACAATAAAGAAACGCTGGAAGAGTTATCGGGAATTAGCCATCCAAGGAGAAATGTCTAATGCCTTCGTTTCTGCCAACCAGGTGGAGACAAACTCTTTGGAGGCTTCGCGCCTCCAGCCGTAA
- a CDS encoding DUF2027 domain-containing protein, with translation MSNIKVGDKVRFLNTTGGGIVTAFRGKDQVLVEDEDGFEVPALIRECVVVGDGPQVHSSNKPKVNAAELEKQITSKRQQPEEPEEEIEETPEGERLNVYLAYLPTDPKAIQQCGYEAYFVNDSNYYLFFNYMSRENNSWTSRYNGTIEPNTKIFLEEFEKKDLNALERICVQLIAFKKDKPYSLKNAISVELRLDTVKFYKLHCFMENDFFDEDAIICPIVRNDLPEREMLVSASELQEAMQQKVRNDSPSKQPKQSIIKKKEANSSILEVDLHIAELLDDIRGLSNSDMLNYQLDKFREVMDQYASQKGQKIVFIHGKGDGVLRKAIEKELNTRYKQHYYQDASFREYGFGATMVTIK, from the coding sequence ATGAGTAATATAAAAGTAGGAGACAAGGTCCGTTTCCTGAACACAACAGGCGGAGGCATCGTAACGGCTTTCCGTGGGAAAGATCAGGTTTTGGTAGAAGATGAAGATGGTTTTGAAGTACCGGCTTTGATTCGGGAATGCGTAGTAGTGGGCGATGGTCCGCAAGTGCATAGTTCGAATAAGCCGAAAGTCAATGCGGCTGAGTTGGAAAAACAGATTACCAGCAAGCGCCAGCAACCGGAAGAGCCGGAGGAAGAAATAGAAGAAACTCCCGAAGGTGAACGTCTGAATGTGTATCTGGCTTATCTTCCGACCGATCCGAAAGCGATTCAGCAGTGTGGTTATGAGGCTTACTTTGTGAATGACAGCAATTACTATCTGTTCTTTAACTATATGAGCCGGGAAAATAACAGCTGGACAAGCCGTTATAACGGAACCATCGAACCCAATACCAAGATTTTCCTGGAAGAGTTTGAAAAGAAAGACCTGAATGCACTTGAGCGCATTTGTGTTCAGCTGATTGCCTTTAAGAAAGACAAACCTTATTCCTTGAAGAATGCCATTTCAGTAGAGCTCCGTTTGGATACCGTGAAGTTCTATAAACTGCATTGCTTTATGGAAAATGACTTCTTCGACGAGGATGCGATTATCTGCCCGATTGTGCGTAATGACTTGCCGGAACGGGAAATGCTGGTTTCTGCTTCAGAGTTGCAGGAAGCCATGCAGCAGAAGGTGCGTAATGATAGTCCGTCAAAGCAGCCTAAGCAATCCATTATCAAGAAAAAGGAAGCGAACTCATCAATCCTTGAAGTCGATTTGCACATTGCTGAACTGTTGGATGACATCCGTGGTTTATCGAACAGTGATATGTTGAATTATCAGCTGGATAAATTCCGGGAAGTAATGGATCAGTATGCTTCTCAGAAAGGGCAGAAGATCGTATTCATTCATGGAAAAGGTGATGGCGTGCTGCGTAAGGCGATTGAAAAGGAACTGAATACTCGTTACAAACAGCATTACTATCAGGATGCTTCTTTCCGTGAATATGGCTTTGGTGCGACGATGGTAACAATTAAATGA
- a CDS encoding gamma carbonic anhydrase family protein produces MALIKSVRGFTPKIGKDTFLADNATIIGDVEIGEGCSVWFGTVVRGDVNSIRIGNGVNIQDGSVLHTLYEKSTIEIGDDVSIGHNVTIHGAKICHGALIGMGAVVMDHAVIGEGAIVAAGSVVLSKTIVEPGSIYAGVPAKFVKKVDPEQSKEINQKIAKNYHMYSSWYTEEDNKEHK; encoded by the coding sequence ATGGCATTAATTAAATCAGTAAGAGGTTTTACTCCGAAAATCGGAAAAGATACTTTTTTAGCCGATAACGCAACGATTATCGGTGATGTTGAAATCGGTGAAGGTTGCAGTGTCTGGTTTGGAACTGTTGTACGCGGCGATGTCAATTCCATCCGTATCGGTAATGGTGTGAACATTCAGGATGGTTCGGTGTTGCATACGTTGTATGAAAAATCGACGATTGAAATCGGTGATGATGTTTCCATCGGTCATAATGTAACCATCCATGGCGCCAAGATTTGTCATGGCGCACTGATCGGTATGGGAGCCGTCGTCATGGACCATGCTGTCATTGGAGAAGGCGCTATCGTGGCTGCCGGCTCTGTTGTATTGAGTAAAACCATTGTTGAACCGGGAAGTATTTATGCCGGTGTTCCGGCCAAGTTTGTCAAGAAAGTTGATCCGGAACAGTCGAAAGAAATAAACCAGAAAATCGCCAAGAACTATCATATGTATTCTTCGTGGTACACGGAAGAAGACAACAAAGAACATAAATAA